The DNA sequence ATGGAAGCGTAGATTACGGCTATAGGGGCTATGATTAAAATGTCCAGCTTAAATCCCAAGGCATTTGAAAAAGATTCTATGTTTGAAATCATCATCAAACCTGCAAGTAATAAGACCGGAGAGAGCTTAAAAAAAGCGCGCATAAAGTCTCCTTTTATGTGAAATAAGGGTGCCAGTGTATCATATTCGTAAAAAAAAGTGTATAGGTTTGGTTAAAAGATAAAAGCCGGTTAAATGTTTTTAAATATTACATGGGGCTTTTTTTCTTCATCATAAATGATTTTGGCCTCCACATCATATAAGGTCTTAATTACTTCTTCTGTGATAACCTCATATACACTGCCTGAGGCGATAATTTGTCCTTCTTTTAAAGCGTATATTTTATCGCAATACATTGCAGCTATGTTAAGATCATGGATTGCCGATATAACGGTTATTTTTAAATCTTTTGCAAGGCTCATAAAGTGCAGTTGATGTTTTATGTCCAGATGATTTGTAGGCTCGTCGAGGATGAGGCAATCCGTGTTTTGTACTAAGGCACGGGCTAAAATAATTCTTTGCTTTTCTCCACCCGACAGGCTTGAAAAATTGCGGTCGGCAAAATCTTTCATATTCACTTGTTCAAGAGCCTTGTACGCCAGTTCAATATCCTCGGCTGAATCCCTCTCCATAAATTTTTTATGGGGCGAGCGGCCGATTAAAACCA is a window from the Treponema denticola genome containing:
- a CDS encoding ABC transporter ATP-binding protein, which produces MVLDISSLSFNFGSKNILADIDLSIKDNGIVGIIGPNGSGKSTLLKCIYRVLKPKTGTIFIDGKNINDYQFKETAKKMAVVAQHNDTHFDFNVLEMVLIGRSPHKKFMERDSAEDIELAYKALEQVNMKDFADRNFSSLSGGEKQRIILARALVQNTDCLILDEPTNHLDIKHQLHFMSLAKDLKITVISAIHDLNIAAMYCDKIYALKEGQIIASGSVYEVITEEVIKTLYDVEAKIIYDEEKKPHVIFKNI